In a single window of the Nocardiopsis composta genome:
- a CDS encoding phosphotransferase family protein: MDKGGTNPPGLDLARLRAHLDAERPGLVAGELRARLIAGGRSNLTYEVSDGASRWVVRRPPLGHVLPTAHDMGREHRVITALAPTSVPVPGTRLLCTDAEVLGAPFYVMDFVEGTPYRQAEQLAGIGPEHTRAVVLDLVDTLVDLHAVDPAEVGLADFGRPEGFLERQVRRWGKQLDASRSRDLPGIDELRAGLAERLPASPAPTIVHGDYRLDNALVAEAGGRHRITAVLDWEMSTLGDPLTDLALIAVYSGTEQPSVPGVGDASRAEGFPRVDELVERYAERSGRDLAHFDFYVALAFFKLAVILEGIHFRFTQGKTVGGDFEHIGEAVPGLVDSGLKRLHRL; this comes from the coding sequence GTGGACAAGGGCGGGACCAACCCACCGGGACTCGACCTGGCGCGGCTCCGCGCCCACCTGGACGCGGAGCGGCCGGGCCTGGTCGCCGGGGAGCTGCGCGCACGGCTGATCGCCGGCGGGCGCTCCAACCTCACCTACGAGGTCTCCGACGGCGCCTCCCGCTGGGTGGTGCGCCGGCCGCCGCTGGGCCACGTGCTGCCCACCGCGCACGACATGGGCCGCGAGCACCGGGTGATCACCGCGCTGGCGCCGACCTCGGTCCCGGTCCCCGGCACCCGGCTGCTCTGCACCGACGCGGAGGTGCTCGGCGCGCCGTTCTACGTGATGGACTTCGTCGAGGGCACGCCCTACCGGCAGGCCGAGCAGCTCGCCGGGATCGGTCCGGAGCACACCCGGGCGGTCGTGCTCGACCTGGTGGACACCCTGGTCGACCTGCACGCGGTGGACCCCGCCGAGGTCGGCCTGGCCGACTTCGGCCGCCCCGAGGGCTTCCTGGAGCGCCAGGTCCGCCGGTGGGGCAAGCAGCTGGACGCCTCGCGCAGCCGGGACCTGCCCGGCATCGACGAACTGCGCGCCGGGCTGGCCGAGCGGCTGCCCGCCTCGCCCGCGCCGACCATCGTGCACGGCGACTACCGGCTGGACAACGCCCTGGTCGCCGAGGCCGGCGGCCGGCACCGGATCACCGCGGTGCTCGACTGGGAGATGTCCACCCTGGGCGACCCGCTCACCGACCTCGCGCTGATCGCGGTGTACAGCGGAACCGAGCAGCCCTCGGTCCCCGGCGTCGGCGACGCCTCCCGCGCCGAGGGCTTCCCCCGGGTGGACGAGCTGGTCGAGCGGTACGCCGAGCGCTCCGGCCGGGACCTGGCCCACTTCGACTTCTACGTCGCGCTGGCCTTCTTCAAGCTCGCGGTGATCCTGGAGGGCATCCACTTCCGGTTCACCCAGGGCAAGACGGTCGGCGGCGACTTCGAGCACATCGGAGAGGCCGTGCCCGGCCTGGTGGACAGCGGCCTCAAGCGCCTGCACCGGCTCTGA
- a CDS encoding glycoside hydrolase family 10 protein, which yields MAIPHRAAGPSEPDRPRHPIPRDRAFPRFGALGGALALLMTGSLLGAPGAHAAPEGGEEGRACTPAPDAPPKRQMRAEWIAGVENIDWPSEPGLSPEAQQAELADLYDEAVDNGLNAVFVQIRPTADAFWPSPHEPWSEWLTGEQGSDPGYDPLAFAVEQAHERGLEFHGWFNPYRVAMHDDPSRLVADHPARRNPDWVFAYGGKLYYDPGLPEVRAFVAEAMMDAVERYDMDGVHFDDYFYPYPVEGEEIPDEDTFAEHGRGFDDIGDWRRDNVNLLIQEMDAAVHEAKPHVKFGVSPFGIWRNSSSDPDGSDTTGFESYDGIYADSRTWVREGWVDYINPQVYWEIGLAAADYAVLVPWWEGVTEGTGVHLYIGQAAYKVGNEGAWSDPRELTDHLAFNRDHPGVQGDVFFSATSLRTNAAEAMGIVAEEHYAHPALIPVKEDLGGEAPSAPAVVGAEAGEGGTELTVEAGPGDAPAAYAVYGFDGAPDPGEQLCGLEDPRNMVGTVPAEEGRTVFTAPGDTGDRTYYVTALDRLHHESEPSEPHHVE from the coding sequence TTGGCGATCCCGCACCGGGCCGCCGGACCGTCCGAACCGGACCGTCCCCGGCACCCGATCCCCCGCGACCGCGCATTCCCCCGATTCGGCGCCCTCGGCGGCGCCCTCGCCCTGCTGATGACCGGTTCCCTGCTCGGCGCCCCGGGCGCGCACGCCGCGCCGGAGGGCGGCGAAGAGGGCCGGGCCTGCACGCCCGCCCCGGACGCACCGCCCAAGCGGCAGATGCGCGCCGAGTGGATCGCCGGGGTGGAGAACATCGACTGGCCCAGCGAGCCCGGGCTCAGCCCCGAGGCGCAGCAGGCCGAGTTGGCCGACCTGTACGACGAGGCCGTCGACAACGGCCTCAACGCGGTGTTCGTCCAGATCCGCCCGACCGCGGACGCCTTCTGGCCGTCCCCGCACGAGCCGTGGTCGGAGTGGCTCACCGGGGAGCAGGGCAGCGACCCCGGCTACGACCCGCTGGCCTTCGCGGTCGAGCAGGCGCACGAGCGCGGCCTGGAGTTCCACGGCTGGTTCAACCCCTACCGGGTCGCCATGCACGACGACCCGTCCCGCCTGGTCGCCGACCACCCGGCCCGGCGCAACCCGGACTGGGTCTTCGCCTACGGCGGGAAGCTCTACTACGACCCCGGCCTGCCCGAGGTCCGCGCGTTCGTGGCCGAGGCGATGATGGACGCCGTCGAGCGGTACGACATGGACGGCGTGCACTTCGACGACTACTTCTACCCCTATCCGGTAGAGGGCGAGGAGATCCCCGACGAGGACACCTTCGCCGAGCACGGGCGGGGCTTCGACGACATCGGGGACTGGCGGCGGGACAACGTGAACCTGCTGATCCAGGAGATGGACGCCGCGGTGCACGAGGCCAAGCCGCACGTGAAGTTCGGCGTCAGCCCGTTCGGGATCTGGCGCAACTCCTCCAGTGACCCGGACGGCTCCGACACCACCGGCTTCGAGTCCTACGACGGCATCTACGCCGACAGCCGGACCTGGGTGCGCGAGGGCTGGGTCGACTACATCAACCCGCAGGTCTACTGGGAGATCGGCCTCGCCGCGGCCGACTACGCGGTGCTCGTCCCCTGGTGGGAGGGGGTCACCGAGGGCACCGGGGTGCACCTCTACATCGGCCAGGCCGCCTACAAGGTCGGCAACGAGGGCGCCTGGTCCGACCCCCGGGAGCTCACCGACCACCTCGCCTTCAACCGCGACCACCCGGGCGTGCAGGGCGACGTGTTCTTCAGCGCGACATCGCTGCGGACCAACGCCGCGGAGGCGATGGGCATCGTGGCCGAGGAGCACTACGCGCACCCGGCGCTGATCCCGGTCAAGGAGGACCTGGGCGGCGAGGCTCCCTCGGCCCCGGCCGTGGTGGGCGCCGAGGCCGGCGAGGGCGGCACCGAGCTGACCGTCGAGGCCGGCCCGGGCGACGCCCCGGCCGCCTACGCCGTCTACGGCTTCGACGGCGCCCCCGACCCCGGCGAGCAGCTCTGCGGCCTGGAGGATCCGCGCAACATGGTCGGCACGGTGCCCGCCGAGGAGGGGCGGACGGTCTTCACCGCCCCCGGCGACACCGGTGACCGCACCTACTACGTGACCGCCCTGGACCGGCTGCACCACGAGAGCGAGCCCAGCGAGCCGCACCACGTGGAGTGA
- a CDS encoding MFS transporter — protein sequence MSEIPAGEPTSSVEAVPLRTRRIVAGAAAATATVEWYEFFVFSVAAALVFGSLFFPEFSPVAGVLASFATFAVGFLARPLGGVVGGHLGDKYGRKPVLVWALVAMGVATTLIGLLPSYSAIGVAAPVALVVLRLVQGIAVGMQWGGAALLATEYAPPGRRGLYGSMVQMGVPIGLVLAYALFFAVGFATGDAAFMAWGWRIPFLLGSLVLVLAWLIHRTVEETPDFRAAAAQQAEPKSPLGDVLRNHKAIVLLAAFSFAVNTATFYILITGILDYATRELGVAFESILAVALGLSLFQLPLMPLAAAVSDRIGRIKVYTFGIIGLCLWAVPLFLLVDTGEIWIMAIGMFVAGIFLSIMYAPQAALFAELFDAEVRYTGASLGYQIASVVGGGLAPIVMVALLDATGTSMAVSAYLIGLGVLALLSVWLLVRNRERADRLRAASAAP from the coding sequence ATGTCCGAAATCCCCGCCGGAGAGCCCACCTCTTCCGTCGAAGCGGTCCCGCTGCGGACCCGCAGGATCGTCGCCGGAGCCGCGGCCGCCACCGCGACGGTGGAGTGGTACGAGTTCTTCGTGTTCAGCGTGGCGGCGGCCCTGGTGTTCGGGTCGCTGTTCTTCCCCGAGTTCAGCCCGGTGGCCGGCGTACTCGCGTCGTTCGCGACGTTCGCGGTGGGCTTCCTGGCCCGCCCGCTGGGCGGCGTGGTCGGCGGCCACCTCGGCGACAAGTACGGCCGCAAGCCGGTGCTGGTGTGGGCGCTGGTCGCCATGGGCGTCGCGACCACGCTGATCGGCCTGCTCCCCTCCTACTCCGCCATCGGGGTGGCGGCGCCGGTCGCCCTGGTGGTGCTCCGCCTGGTGCAGGGCATCGCGGTCGGCATGCAGTGGGGCGGCGCCGCACTGCTGGCCACCGAGTACGCACCGCCCGGCCGCCGCGGGCTGTACGGCAGCATGGTGCAGATGGGCGTCCCGATCGGCCTGGTCCTGGCCTACGCCCTGTTCTTCGCGGTCGGCTTCGCCACCGGCGACGCGGCCTTCATGGCCTGGGGGTGGCGGATCCCCTTCCTGCTCGGCTCACTGGTGCTGGTGCTGGCCTGGCTGATCCACCGCACGGTCGAGGAGACCCCCGACTTCCGCGCCGCCGCGGCGCAGCAGGCCGAGCCGAAGTCGCCCCTGGGCGACGTGCTGCGCAACCACAAGGCCATCGTGCTGCTGGCCGCGTTCAGTTTCGCGGTCAACACGGCGACCTTCTACATCCTGATCACCGGGATCCTCGACTACGCCACCCGCGAGCTCGGGGTGGCCTTCGAGTCGATCCTCGCGGTCGCCCTGGGGCTGAGCCTGTTCCAGCTGCCGCTGATGCCGCTGGCCGCCGCGGTCTCCGACCGGATCGGCCGGATCAAGGTCTACACCTTCGGCATCATCGGCCTGTGCCTGTGGGCCGTCCCGCTCTTCCTGCTGGTCGACACCGGCGAGATCTGGATCATGGCGATCGGCATGTTCGTCGCCGGGATCTTCCTGAGCATCATGTACGCGCCGCAGGCCGCGCTCTTCGCCGAGCTGTTCGACGCAGAGGTGCGCTACACCGGGGCCTCGCTGGGCTACCAGATCGCCTCGGTGGTCGGCGGCGGGCTCGCCCCGATCGTGATGGTGGCGCTGCTGGACGCCACCGGCACCTCGATGGCGGTCTCGGCCTACCTGATCGGACTGGGCGTGCTGGCGCTGCTGTCGGTGTGGCTGCTGGTCAGGAACCGGGAGCGGGCCGATCGGCTCCGGGCTGCGAGCGCGGCGCCCTGA
- a CDS encoding Clp protease N-terminal domain-containing protein: MSGPRPDPDRGGPVPVPRPPDAPLTPRAAKVLHEAARLAGLHGIPERDGRPVVGVEHLFLAILAEEDGVPVQVLRDEIDLHRAIDLVLQAMTSEQYLRAPRSQPGADRPAPGS; this comes from the coding sequence ATGAGCGGTCCCCGGCCCGACCCCGACCGGGGCGGCCCGGTGCCGGTCCCGCGGCCTCCGGACGCCCCGCTGACCCCGCGTGCCGCGAAGGTGCTGCACGAGGCGGCCCGCCTGGCGGGCCTGCACGGCATACCGGAGCGGGACGGCCGCCCGGTCGTCGGGGTGGAGCACCTGTTCCTGGCGATCCTCGCCGAGGAGGACGGCGTCCCGGTCCAGGTGCTGCGGGACGAGATCGACCTGCACCGCGCGATCGACCTCGTCCTGCAGGCGATGACCTCTGAGCAGTACCTCAGGGCGCCGCGCTCGCAGCCCGGAGCCGATCGGCCCGCTCCCGGTTCCTGA
- a CDS encoding TetR/AcrR family transcriptional regulator has product MAVRTRGGRGKQPTASDTALLAAAPPESPVPRRLLAVATRLFADKGFDRTSVQEIVAAAEVTKGAMYHYFDSKDDLLAEVYARVLRLQMQRLEAVAAEGGPVQDRVRRAAADVVVTTIANLDDATIFFRSLHQLSEDKQREVRAERRRYHELFRSLITEGQEQGVFTDRVPADIVVDFYFGSVHHLSTWYRPDGELTAEEIGGHYATLLLDALRPGGGTATMG; this is encoded by the coding sequence GTGGCCGTGCGTACCCGCGGCGGTCGAGGGAAGCAGCCGACCGCGTCCGACACCGCGCTGCTCGCCGCCGCTCCTCCCGAGAGCCCTGTTCCGCGCCGCCTGCTGGCGGTCGCCACCCGCCTCTTCGCGGACAAGGGGTTCGACCGCACCTCAGTCCAGGAGATCGTCGCCGCCGCCGAGGTCACCAAGGGGGCGATGTACCACTACTTCGACTCCAAGGACGACCTGCTGGCCGAGGTCTACGCCCGGGTGCTGCGGCTGCAGATGCAGCGCCTGGAGGCGGTGGCCGCCGAGGGCGGCCCGGTACAGGACCGGGTCCGCCGCGCCGCCGCCGACGTGGTGGTGACCACCATCGCCAACCTGGACGACGCCACCATCTTCTTCCGCTCGCTGCACCAGCTCAGCGAGGACAAGCAGCGCGAGGTCCGCGCCGAGCGGCGCCGCTACCACGAGCTGTTCCGCTCGCTGATCACCGAGGGCCAGGAGCAGGGCGTCTTCACCGACCGGGTGCCGGCCGACATCGTCGTCGACTTCTACTTCGGCAGCGTGCACCACCTGAGCACCTGGTACCGGCCGGACGGCGAGCTGACCGCCGAGGAGATCGGCGGCCACTACGCGACGCTGCTGCTGGACGCGTTGCGCCCCGGCGGCGGCACGGCCACGATGGGGTGA
- a CDS encoding heparan-alpha-glucosaminide N-acetyltransferase domain-containing protein, whose product MPDPAPEPARPAGRGRLHGLDLARWIAVAGMLVIHFGPPFLDRESPLGVIVATYAWGRSTILFAFLAGVSLALVTGGASVHRGRRARTGAARVAVRGAALVLIGWGLHAIVTAGGSNLTVIITFYGLYFLLAIPLLRLTAPWAAAAAAAAFAVGPQLLFALRRSAEEGGAMAGVTRAVEAHDPGHLLAGQGLMELTVHGYYPALAYLPAVLAGLAVGRLDLHSPLVRARLAAFGMVLAFVSYRTSWHAWYNYGLIGELGAREEVVGSVPTGDARWLLTDMPHSATTPEVLGGTGVAIAVLAACLGLADRFPRLTAPFTAAGSMALTVYAAHAVVMAWQATLPEDIGGLIGLVNREMSEVYLVGSVAIALLWRRTLGRGPLEAGVSELAKASAPGPRSPAHARRARRRRPFRR is encoded by the coding sequence ATGCCCGATCCCGCCCCCGAGCCGGCGCGGCCCGCCGGCCGGGGCCGGCTGCACGGCCTCGACCTGGCCCGGTGGATCGCGGTCGCCGGGATGCTGGTGATCCACTTCGGCCCGCCCTTCCTCGACCGGGAGAGCCCGCTCGGCGTCATCGTCGCGACCTACGCCTGGGGCAGGTCCACGATCCTCTTCGCGTTCCTGGCCGGCGTCTCCCTGGCCCTGGTCACCGGCGGGGCGTCGGTGCACCGGGGGCGGCGGGCGCGCACCGGCGCGGCCCGGGTCGCGGTGCGCGGCGCCGCGCTGGTGCTGATCGGCTGGGGCCTGCACGCGATCGTGACCGCGGGCGGCAGCAACCTGACCGTCATCATCACCTTCTACGGGCTGTACTTCCTGCTGGCGATCCCGCTGCTGCGGCTGACCGCCCCCTGGGCGGCCGCCGCGGCCGCCGCGGCGTTCGCCGTCGGCCCCCAGCTGCTGTTCGCGCTGCGCCGCTCCGCCGAGGAGGGCGGCGCGATGGCCGGCGTGACCCGCGCCGTCGAGGCGCACGACCCCGGCCACCTGCTGGCCGGGCAGGGCCTGATGGAGCTGACCGTGCACGGCTACTACCCGGCGCTGGCCTACCTGCCGGCGGTGCTGGCCGGTCTGGCCGTCGGCCGGCTCGACCTGCACTCGCCGCTGGTCCGCGCGCGCCTGGCCGCCTTCGGCATGGTGCTCGCCTTCGTCTCCTACCGGACCTCCTGGCACGCCTGGTACAACTACGGGCTGATCGGGGAGCTGGGCGCCCGGGAGGAGGTCGTCGGCTCCGTCCCCACCGGCGACGCGCGCTGGCTGCTCACCGACATGCCGCACAGCGCGACCACGCCCGAGGTGCTGGGCGGGACCGGGGTGGCGATCGCGGTGCTGGCCGCCTGCCTCGGCCTGGCCGACCGCTTCCCCCGGCTGACCGCTCCGTTCACCGCGGCCGGGTCCATGGCGCTCACCGTCTACGCGGCGCACGCCGTGGTGATGGCCTGGCAGGCGACGCTGCCCGAGGACATCGGCGGCCTGATCGGGCTGGTGAACCGGGAGATGTCCGAGGTGTACCTGGTGGGCTCGGTGGCGATCGCCCTGCTGTGGCGCCGCACGCTGGGGCGCGGCCCGCTGGAGGCGGGGGTGTCCGAGCTGGCGAAGGCGTCCGCGCCCGGCCCGCGCAGCCCGGCGCACGCCCGCAGGGCGCGGCGCAGGCGGCCGTTCCGCCGCTGA
- a CDS encoding response regulator, with the protein MIRTVLVDDEQLVRSGLKMILDSAGDIEVVGEASDGAEAVRIARETGPDVMLLDIRMPGMDGLAAAAELAGLPNPPKVVLLTTFDLDEYVHEALRVGAVGFLLKDTPPRDLIGAVRTVHEGNAMLAPSVTKRMLERFAAPASPSADQARTRLAVLSERERDVLVAVARGMSNAEAGRELGMREATVKAHVSRILSKLGMTNRVQAAILAHDAGWT; encoded by the coding sequence GTGATCCGCACGGTCCTGGTCGACGACGAGCAGCTGGTGCGCTCGGGGCTGAAGATGATCCTCGACTCGGCCGGGGACATCGAGGTCGTGGGGGAGGCCTCGGACGGCGCCGAAGCGGTGCGGATCGCCCGGGAGACCGGCCCCGACGTGATGCTGCTGGACATCCGGATGCCCGGCATGGACGGGCTGGCCGCGGCGGCGGAGCTCGCCGGGCTGCCGAACCCGCCCAAGGTGGTCCTGCTGACCACCTTCGACCTCGACGAGTACGTGCACGAGGCGCTGCGCGTGGGCGCGGTCGGCTTCCTGCTCAAGGACACCCCGCCGCGCGACCTGATCGGGGCGGTCCGCACCGTGCACGAGGGCAACGCGATGCTCGCGCCGAGCGTCACCAAGCGGATGCTGGAGCGGTTCGCCGCCCCCGCCTCCCCCTCCGCCGACCAGGCCCGCACCCGCCTGGCGGTGCTCAGCGAGCGCGAGCGCGACGTGCTCGTCGCGGTGGCCCGCGGGATGTCCAACGCCGAGGCCGGCCGCGAGCTGGGCATGCGGGAGGCCACGGTCAAGGCGCACGTCAGCCGGATCCTGTCCAAGCTGGGCATGACCAACCGGGTGCAGGCGGCGATCCTGGCCCACGACGCCGGCTGGACCTGA
- a CDS encoding sensor histidine kinase, which translates to MFYGDGEEERLREAFGDRVVALWRWWWDRRHRMGDWALAVCAFLWTAFFDFASSSGLLSPVISLALGVGEPNPTSSVGVQMALLITLGGVVPALFSVAILFRRSRPNLLLWGAAAVLMLLGNPVPCMIGLYSYASWFTDRRRLALWTTIMVVVGAAAFSINGVSVSAIVVFLLICVALPLTLGLWVGTRRQLIGNLRERAERLEREQHLLADRAITAERTRIAREMHDVVAHRVSMMVLQAGGLEVSAADERTAEVAGLIRNTGREALAELREILGVLRETPDTGGPGGTGAGAPTAPQPVLADVERMIAEWRAAGMDVDWAVGGEPRPLPAQLERTAYRIVQEGLTNAGKHARGAKVQARLDYREQHLEITVSNDPPPPGARAEAPPASGYGLAGLRERVVLADGELTAGPYPDGGWQIRAVLPANRPAEPA; encoded by the coding sequence ATGTTCTACGGGGACGGCGAAGAGGAGCGGCTGCGCGAGGCGTTCGGCGACCGGGTCGTCGCCCTGTGGCGCTGGTGGTGGGACCGGCGGCACCGGATGGGCGACTGGGCGCTCGCGGTCTGCGCCTTCCTCTGGACGGCGTTCTTCGACTTCGCCTCCAGCTCAGGGCTGCTCTCTCCGGTGATCTCGCTCGCCCTCGGGGTGGGCGAGCCGAACCCGACCTCCTCGGTCGGGGTGCAGATGGCGCTCCTGATCACCCTGGGCGGGGTGGTCCCGGCGCTGTTCTCGGTGGCGATCCTGTTCCGCCGCTCCCGGCCGAACCTGCTGCTGTGGGGGGCCGCGGCCGTCCTGATGCTGCTCGGCAACCCCGTCCCGTGCATGATCGGCCTCTACTCCTACGCCTCCTGGTTCACCGACCGGCGCCGGCTCGCGCTGTGGACCACGATCATGGTGGTGGTCGGCGCCGCCGCGTTCAGCATCAACGGGGTGTCGGTCTCGGCGATCGTGGTGTTCCTGCTCATCTGCGTGGCGCTGCCGCTCACCCTGGGGCTGTGGGTCGGCACCCGGCGCCAGCTCATCGGGAACCTGCGCGAGCGGGCCGAGCGGTTGGAGCGCGAGCAGCACCTGCTCGCCGACCGGGCGATCACCGCCGAGCGCACCCGGATCGCCCGCGAGATGCACGACGTGGTGGCGCACCGGGTCAGCATGATGGTGCTGCAGGCCGGCGGGCTGGAGGTCTCCGCGGCCGACGAGCGCACCGCCGAGGTGGCCGGGCTGATCCGCAACACCGGGCGCGAGGCGCTCGCCGAGCTCCGGGAGATCCTCGGCGTGCTGCGGGAGACCCCGGACACCGGCGGTCCCGGGGGGACCGGGGCGGGAGCCCCCACCGCGCCGCAGCCGGTCCTGGCCGACGTGGAGCGGATGATCGCCGAGTGGCGGGCGGCCGGCATGGACGTCGACTGGGCGGTCGGCGGGGAACCCCGCCCGCTCCCCGCGCAGCTGGAGCGGACCGCCTACCGGATCGTCCAGGAGGGGCTGACCAACGCGGGCAAGCACGCCCGCGGGGCGAAGGTGCAGGCCCGGCTCGACTACCGGGAGCAGCACCTGGAGATCACCGTCTCCAACGACCCGCCGCCGCCCGGCGCGCGCGCCGAGGCACCCCCGGCCAGCGGGTACGGCCTGGCCGGGCTGCGCGAGCGGGTCGTCCTGGCCGACGGGGAGCTGACCGCCGGCCCCTACCCCGACGGCGGCTGGCAGATCCGCGCGGTGCTCCCGGCGAACCGCCCGGCCGAGCCCGCCTGA
- a CDS encoding ABC transporter ATP-binding protein, which yields MSHTATVSAPDHTQAPPVVIARGLSKTYGTGDSRVHALDDVDIAFTRGAFTAIMGPSGSGKSTLMHCLAGLDTATSGTVHLGRTDITRLKDKELTRLRRDRIGFIFQSFNLLPMLTAEQNILLPAQIAKRPVDRERFARLIEVTGLGPRLDHLPSKLSGGQQQRVAVARALLGAPEVVYADEPTGNLDSRSGAEVLAFLRESARELGQTIVMVTHDPVAASYADRVVFLRDGRLADELHAPTAQTVTDRLLALES from the coding sequence GTGAGCCACACCGCGACGGTGTCCGCACCCGACCACACGCAGGCCCCACCGGTGGTGATCGCCCGAGGGCTGTCCAAGACCTACGGCACCGGCGACTCCCGGGTCCACGCCCTGGACGACGTCGACATCGCCTTCACCCGCGGCGCGTTCACCGCGATCATGGGTCCCTCCGGGTCCGGCAAGTCCACCCTCATGCACTGCCTGGCCGGCCTGGACACCGCCACCTCCGGCACCGTCCACCTCGGCCGCACCGACATCACCCGGCTCAAGGACAAGGAGCTCACCCGGCTGCGCCGGGACCGGATCGGGTTCATCTTCCAGTCCTTCAACCTGCTGCCCATGCTCACCGCCGAGCAGAACATCCTGCTGCCCGCCCAGATCGCCAAGCGCCCCGTCGACCGGGAGCGGTTCGCCCGCCTCATCGAGGTCACCGGGCTGGGCCCGCGCCTGGACCACCTGCCCTCCAAGCTCTCCGGCGGCCAGCAGCAGCGGGTGGCGGTGGCCCGGGCCCTGCTGGGCGCGCCCGAGGTGGTCTACGCCGACGAGCCCACCGGCAACCTCGACTCCCGCTCCGGCGCCGAGGTCCTGGCCTTCCTCCGCGAATCCGCCCGCGAACTGGGCCAGACCATCGTCATGGTCACCCACGACCCGGTCGCCGCCTCCTACGCCGACCGGGTGGTGTTCCTGCGCGACGGGCGCCTCGCCGACGAGCTGCACGCCCCCACCGCCCAGACCGTCACCGACCGCCTGCTCGCCCTGGAGTCCTGA